The Mercenaria mercenaria strain notata chromosome 6, MADL_Memer_1, whole genome shotgun sequence genome contains the following window.
ATTAACATACCCAAAGCTCTATTTGCAGACTGTGCAACAGTTTTAGCAGTAATTGCAAAATCTAAATGTTGAGTTAATAATACTCCTAAGTACTTATACTGTGTTACATAACTAAGAGTTGTGTCACCAATTTTAAACACAAATTCTGACTGATTCACGGACGGATTgcgaaaatgtataatatttgacTTTAATGGGTTTACATTCATTACATTTGTGACACACCATAAATTCAGTACATTTAACATACACTGTAGGTCATTTTCTGAAGCTGCtattaaaacaatatcatcagcatacaATAATATAGGTACATTTTCACCATCAATATCAATCCCTTTACACGTAgctttaagttttaaagctagATCATTTATATAAAGGTTGAATAATAAAGGTGACAATGAACAACCTTGTTTTAATCCAGTATTGACAGCAAACCAATCTGTATTGAAATGATTTAGTTTCACagaatacaaaacattttgatagAGTGACTTAATAGCATTAATTAATTTCGAATGAAAACCAAGTTTAGTCAATTTGGTGTACAACAGTTCTCTACTTATGGTGTCGAATGCCTTTTTAAAATCAATGAAAGCACAGAAGGTTGACAATTTAcgttttttttcttgtatcaataATACTAGTTAAAGACTGAATGTGATCAACTGTGCTACGGCCTTTTCTAAAACCATTTGACCCTCGTAGATGGTATTATTCTCTTCAGTCCAAGATGTTATTCTATTATTAAGCAAGgtacaataaattttataaattacagGTGTAATAGCCTTACCACGATATGAAAGAGGGTCCCTTGGATCACTTGTAGAACACTTAGGGATTGGCCTTATGAAAGTCCTACTTCATAACTGTGGCAAAGAACCAGTGCAAAAACATCTATTACAAAGTTTGTGTAAAAAGCTAATAACATAGTCATTCTTTAACACTTCACCTGGAATTTCATCTACTCCAACAGCTCTATTACCTTTAATATCTAGCATTGCTCGTCTTACTTCAGACAGTGTAAAATCTTGACTAGTATCACTATTCCCTTCATCAGGCTCAACAACAATATTAACCTCAACAGAATCATGGTCAATATTATGAACAGAAGAAGGATTATAAAGAGTACTAAAATCATTCTGCCACTTAGCAAAAACATCATCTTTATTCTGATGAAACTATTTCTGATGATTTGTACTTTTTAGGAAATATTGTTTGATAATTtctttatgttttactttttatgctTGTAAGCGTTCTAACAATGAGCCTAAGTTGAGGGTAGTTGCATTGGACTTGAATTTCTAAGGAAACTggaatatatattgtaaaatatcccCAGTATTAGCAGTATTATTTTATCGAAATGCATGCACTGTTTTACAATTCATTATTGAAGACATTATCTGATGAGAGGGGTGTTTTGTTTAGCTGCTTTATGTGCTTCTTCTTATAGAACTGTTTAATACCTCACTAGTAAACGCGGCATGCAAGTACTTATGGAACTTTTTAATACCTCACTAGTAAACGCAGCATGCAAGTACTTATGGAACTTTTTAGTACTTATGGAACTTTTTAATACCTCACTAGTAAACGCGGCATGCATGTACTTATAGAACTTTTTTATACCTCACAAGCATGCCGCGTTTACTAGTGAAGTATAAAAAAGTTCTATAAGTACATGCATGCCGCGTTTACTAGTGAAGTATAAAAAAGTTCCATAAGTACTTGCATGCCGCGTTTACTAGTGAAGTATAAAAAGTTCTATAAGTACATGCATGCCGCGTTTACTAGTGAGGTATAAACATGTACTTATAGAACTTTTTTATACTTCACTAGTAAACGCGGCATGCAAGTACTTATGGAACTTTTTATACCTCACAAGTAAACGCGGCATGCAAGTACTTATGGAACATTTTTATACCTCACAAGTAATCGCGGCATGCAAGTACTTATGGAACTTTTTTATACCTCACAAGTAAATGCAACATGGAAGTACTTATAGAACATTTTTATACCTCTTCACAAGTAACCGCGAGCTGGAAATACTTATAGAACTTTTTAATACCTCACAAGTAATTGCGGCATGGAAGTACTAATAGGACTTTTTAATACCTCACAATTAAATTCGACATAGAAATTCTTTAGGAATTTTGAGATGTTCACAAACACATTTGTAGAAATATTAAGAACCATGTTTTCTTATCTTCTAGCATCCTTCGGACAATTCCCTAAATTCTTTATGTTTTGTAAAATGGGTTGCAGCCAACTTGTATATTTGCATTAATATTTCATGCAGCTGTGGTGTCATTTTTATTAGCAGTCATTAAGGAAAAACTGACTCGTACACATCATTTTTAAACACGTGTTGTTGTTTTACTAATTCCATCATCACCAACTTCCATATATATAGCGTACCATGTACACATGGGCTATACcttctgttaatgaaataaaaactgaatTAACTTTTATATTGTCATGTAGTGCAAACAGATAAAACTTCTTTAATTTTACGTTAAAGATATGTTAGACCCAAACACATATTTGAAAACTCCCAGTgtcaatgtaaacataaaatcaacagGCTTGTGTATGTAAACAGAACAGTGTTTTAGGACACCAAATACATGTGTAACTGAGCACTACATAAATGTGCACTACAAGTTAAACACTGAAAGTACTTTTTATCAAATGACTGTTATCCATGACATTTAATCGTGAATATAGCACTGCTAACACAGTTTAAGCACTTCGGCAAGTCAAATCATTTgattagtattttctacaataAGCTAATTTCTAAACATAAATGATCGAGATATTTGTGAGGACGCTGTCAATCTTGCCAATAAAATGACCAAACAGTATTAtatatactgaaaaatatcaataacgtTATTTCTTTCTGAAATGTATGCTTCCGCGGACGAGGGACGCAACACTGTTACAGTATATAGCAGATTAACTGTAATATAGAAAGAGTTTTATCAATAGCCATTACATAAGTCAAAAGAAGTTCGTACCCAGTGAACTTAAGTTGTCACTTTGAGTAATTAACAATAAATTATCatttaaagtaattcaaaataattaaagtAATAGAAGCGAGCGTGTAAGGATTACCTTCTCCCGTAAAAACCGTGACTGGCTCTTCACTGCCTACAAACGATAACCTTAACGAAACGAAAATTAAGGTTTATCAGTAGGCTGGATTGTTGCGTCTCTTTTTTTGCCTAAGCTCAAACAGAGACATAAAAAGGATATGTTATGATGCCCAGTGAATGTTAAGCATCCAGACCCGTAGCAAGTCTGGTTTTATAACGCAACAATACCTTCGGGATCAATCGTTGAAACAGATGCACACCCCATCATTCACATTAAATAGTTTGTAACTGTCAAATATATCAGAAATCACGtatgcttcaaaaacaaatgtgAGAATTCACGACAACATTAACGACAAACTATTGCGTTACATGACTTCATAGACGACATTGCTTTGGTTTGGTATCTGTattgtaatttcaaatttctaaCAATAATTTGATTCATCTTGGGTTTTTTATAAACCTACATCGTTACCGTAATTCCAGCACTTTATCTTAAAGCTTTGTAAAATCCTGTGTGTTAAGAATCACTATATTAAGGTTGAGTGTTatcaaaagtaacatttattaatCAAACCGATTAATATATCTCTACCCGTTTGATAATCCGGAAGTCAGTGCGTAAGGTCATTTATCCGGATGATTTATAATAAACCCCTGCATATAGAAAATGAAATCACCCAAAGTATATCTTAACCCTTACGAATATTcgtaaaaatgacaaaattaatttCCGTCTAAAGGTGATgatagtttaaaaaaatgtttgacacTTGAAATGATTCCAGATAATGTCTTCAAATAAGGTCACTTGAATCTTTGAAGCGCACGGACCTATAAATCTTAACTGACCATATACTTATTATTTTCTGGCTTTGTATCGAGTAATATGCATGATGACTGTAGAAGAAATATCATGCGACTTTAAGAGTAAAATGTTATTCCACGAAAGAATGCTCAGGTTTGTAAAGctaataaaatttgttatttaataCGTATCAACACAAAACTCATCTGATATGAAATTCAAAGGTCAATAAACATTGCTACTTTCCATTGTTAcctaaatgagaaaaaaaaaccgaGAATATAAAACTAGCAATATATTGATTTACAATTAGGAAacgtttcattaaattctgtattgtagaATTATTTTAATCGTGAAAATGTCATAGCAATTGTGAATTTCTCACATTAGGAAAACGTTGTGGTCATTTGTCTTCTGTTAGCCAAGATTTTCCCGTTTTCGCATTGTATTATCGCACTGTCGCCCCTATCAACCTTTTGGCGAAAGAAGGGTAAGGTGTACATTTCAGTTTATGGTATGAAATGCTGTATTTGCGGTAAACCTCTGCTTTTTGGGAATGTGCTTATACCTTTATCTAAATTCAAGAGTAACAACTACATATGCATTTACATGTTCATGTCAGCGATATTTCTGCAAATAagtaaaataacttttattgtattttcaaaagtgTAATGCCAAAACTGGACAACGAGTATATTGGTAcagtaaatattgtttaattttcttCCCCCCAAATAGCACCCAACttaaatgtttacatttgacTTATGTCGTATCTAACACAGCTAAATAGCAGTCCTGATTGCCATTCAGGAAAGTTAAACTAAAAGTCAAAATaggttttcatttgataaaactgcTTGCAAACCTGATTTATTGAATCTTGTGTGAACGCATAATGTATTGGAACATTAAAGATGGGTCTATATTTGATAAACTACGTCCGACTTCAGTATTTTATATCTGTAGGAAATTACTCTGCTAATAATTACGTTTTCAGGATTTACATAAAAcgtattttgttaaatttaaagcAAACATAACCTGGTAAATTGTGGACGATTAAATCACGCAAATACTGATTTTGCCACCAAAACGATTATTTTTTCTTGATgctcttctttttatttttggtcTCCTCATTTAATGTTAGGTTTGTTCCCGTCAAAAAGGGTTATAAGACGTTGCTGAATTGAATGTTATCTATGAAATAATCTACAGTGACATGCAGCTGGTGCATTATATTGCATTTGTGCCAGAAATAGGTGTCTTTCCCCAGGAATAAGCCTGTTCTGAAATACTGTGCAATTAAGTAACGTAACATAGTACTAACACTGTTATGACCTTATTGAAAGTTTAATTACGTAAATCCAGTCGTctcgatctattttgaacgtgatgaACAATACAATGATCTTATGACAAACAATacataaaatgagaaaaatgtaGTCTTGCATTTAaagagaaatgaaagaaaatcttTATTATGGAAAAATAGGATgactttttgttttcaattgtCATGAAATTGGAACTGTAACTATGACACTACTAAGATATTTCTGAtaagaataatttatattgtCTCTACAGAGTTTTTAAAGTAACCACTGAAACCATCTACAGATGGCGTATTGCTAATGTATCTAGCAAGAAAGCTATGTTATCATACTAACAATTGTGTTTTGATGACGTAATCAGTttactgtgttttattttcagtgtCGGTAGCTAGATGTTTTCTTACAGACGATATGAGGAATGAGATTGTCAACACACACAACACATTACGTAGAAACTTTGCTCATGGATCGGAAGGTGTTTTGGTTGCTAACATGAAAAAACTGGTTTGTCTTCTtgagatttttttacagaaaaggaCAGGAATGATAAAAAACTGAAAAGTTAGTCAAACATACCTTCATGTAATAAATGGTCAGCTAGAAAGAAAATTGGTTGTTGTTGCATACATCAATTAAGAGACGGATCTTACTGTTGAATTAATTGAAAGAAAGCAAGCTGCTTCTATTCCAAGCACCAGACTGTTTACTGCAGATATACTTTTTGTTATCATATTGCAAATGGTATGCGGTTTCATTAGGTTAAAATAAAGATTAAAATTAGATACTAGCCACACAGTTCTGTCAACGATTCCTTAATTTATATTGTACAAACCTGTTTCCGTGTCTCTTTTATGAAGAAAGGAATagcaataactgaaaaaaaattcagaCAAATTAAATTAATATCAGATAATATGActctttaagaaatgaaattaataCACTTGGCAAAATATTCTACTTAAGGAGTGGACATTGCATTTTGTCTGAAACGTTAAAGAGCAATAACTTAAACACAGGTCTGACTAGAGATGTTAATGCTTACAACTTAGATTGCAAAGCTTTCTACGATGAATATTCATATCTGATAGTTGTGCTTTGCTGTACAAGATCataataaaatctatgagaagatcctttgtaagcatagaatgcaaacaagaataatagcagactcggtttgatgaaGTCTATTCATGAGGtgtaatggaaagtgcaatatTCCTCACGCCCCTAGctgaagcggaactctattacacatgtattgaatggactctatgatcccaaaggaccagagaATGTTCAATGTTAAAACTTATTATATAAAACCAAATGGTAAAACAAAACTGAGATAGGAagtaatacaatgtatttcaatttcaaacATAATATTCTGAATGATTTTCACGTGTTACCATGTTTACTTATTATTTTCAGGTGTGGAAAAGTAGTTTAGAGGAAGAAGCACGAAGGAAACTTAGATTACATTGTAGACTGTCATTTTTTCACTTTCCAAACTCTAATAAATTCTCAAATATAGCAAGAGATTCAAGTGGAAATTTTACAAGTGATATTTTAAACTGGTTTAGTGGTATAAAAACAAGGTTTTACCCGGACTATAATCTTTGTTATCCATTAGAAGAGTGTGGGCAAGCTACAGCGGTAAGTATTTTGACCTACACCTTGATATACGTTGTGACATCTCTTGCTTTTTACCTTGGTGTGTAATTTTGTTTATGTTGTTATATTGTTAATAAAAGAGAAAACACTCACAATCACAATACACAGGTGTTTTGAAATCAAATTGTGTCAGGTGTGAACTAATTTATTATTGAAATTGAAGACGCGCCCTAAATTCCGACTTATATATACTGTGTCgcgaaaatagatgacaaataacCTAATCATCAAGAAGAAAATGAGATATTTGTTTCCTTCAGGGTAAAAgcgaaatatctttcactgaactcgctgcatatgaaaaattgTAAACTCTTGATGTCCGTGAGTGCAATTTCTATTATTAATGCAGAACAAACATATTTCCGATTTCTTTCATGTGTAcctaattattttcattttgtccaTACAACATCACGCGAAACATCATAACGTCGGAGAAAACTAGTGCGCCGCAATGGTTCTATAAGTACAAAATTAAATAACTCTATGAGAGTTATAGattctgttttattgtttatatttttgtttttgttcatattAGAAGTCATTTACGTCTTTTCCGTTACTGaggtatattttttcataataactCCTGATTATTCTCAATCTTTGGGATAATTACCTTAACAGTGaaaatgattttgttattttattataagattaCCATTTTACAGTGTAATACATTACAGTGTAATACACTAAGCACAACTTCTAACCTCGTTATTTTGGGTGTACCTTTAATGATACTAGTAGTAAATTATGAAATGTCGTAGGCATTTAGATGAATATGTTGTCAGGAAAGTATGGAAATTTCAGCAAAATCAATGTGTGGAAAGGtatttcttcattcattttacaACCACTGCCCATTTAAAAAAAGGTCACAAAAAATACAGATGAACGTTTTGGTTTATGCAACAAGCAAATATCCCTTACACCCAAAGCGTGATTACCGCTAATGAAACTCAAATATTAGTTTTATTTGGAGGTCGTTTATCCGTTTAAGGTATCCGGTCCACACATAAGCCATTTCTATATAACAgcgctattaaaatatatcaaatattgatgcctggtaagctcatataattctggtatcatttgaaagtgtatttgctactgaaaaaatagaaaatacaaattacataACAAAAGTgtgttttagaatttttattttttacttaattgttttcaatgatacttcaataAAAATCCAGTGATTAAAGTGTAAAAATagtgtaaaaatatatcatttcgcagtaaaaaaaacatgactgtagtgacTTGTGCATATCATTATGGTCGTTTTATTTACTAATCCTTGTTCAGCAGGCACagttctttcaaatgataccaaaacacATAGGGTCACCAGGCATCGGAATGCTACAGGTAGTACCTATTTGTGAATCTGCCTATGGTCCACAGATTTATGTTTTTTAGGTATTCAtgtgtatttttatgtcttttaaagttccataaagctttaaattttatgttaaaaagagaTGTCCAAATAGACGTTTTGCAAAATTACAAGGGAGGAAAAGCAGTAGGGAGGTAAGAAAAAAACAATGcactcaataaaactttctatcaTATTAATCAATATTCAGACCGTTGACAAATATAagagaaaaatattatttgaaataggaTTCACTAAGAAATTATAAAAGtatacacggcctgtaaacactggctcgtcctctttgaggagatgagttgaaaaaagagccaatgatacttccgaggaggcgctaatgaccggaactttatgcagaatgtaaacaaagaagaagggtgagttgattgttccctttctcagataaatgtaaggtcctatttcaaaaaatagccaacgtagttccactcagaaataaTAATACCTTTTATATAtacaggccattttgcaaggtaaatgcattccttgacgtgagaacttttgaaagttggaaaatagagcaagtccaaaccaaaagtagacattttcccatatatttcaccctaatttacacaaatttaagattttattgtcACTGCATCAATCATGCCGAAAAGCATACCTTACTACTGCATGACTTATgtggtttactagcgtgtttatcccgTACATGTGCATTTATCACCATGTGGAGGAGCCACCGCCccagaggaggcgctaagaaccggagtgggagccaaagcacttgaaattgagattttttaatgtatcatcaattctcacataccagagcttTATCATGATTCCGTTGgattgtgacaaacatctgatggatgatattgtaacaacatcctattcatttccttagaatgtatttgcacttctcttttcttttgcacttgtctaatgatggactatcatggcgttataagttgtataattatgatattttctgtgaaaGGGACATTTCCTAATGCACAACGGTTTTCATGTCCAAcacattttggattttttaattgTCAGCGTTAACTTTGTGGAAGTCTTGAAATGCAGttgcaatatgtgcttcactaggtatttacaaatgctaaataaatataattgttttacttgtaaattgcttaattcgaatgcatatatatgaaaatgctaacactcaaaattcttctcccagatgttctaacgataacaatgaaactgaaaaagTTACATATTTATTCCCCCGGCCGAACCGCATATATCATATAGCttttgtcttatccttgtccgtttgtcagtcgtTCATTGCCTTACtcgattttatttatgcattCAAATAAACtcttaaaaattgtttctgaatgaattagaaaagacatagatatactgaaaagataaaattaaacattagcaaaaatatcgagggagttttataaataaagtgtacattctaacatgactagcaatgcttaaatcgtcaAAACGATATTATGTTTACGTCACATGGACGTTGTCTTTATAGCGCCATGTATGCACCCAGAAATAGCgcttcaaagtttaatcaaacattttacttagTAGCAAGTATAAAACCAAATGTCAAATAGCACAACTGTTTTgcttaatttacacacatactaagTTGATTAATGGCCTTGCAGAATAAATCGCCACCATTTCCGCAAGATgcattaccatttccggtcctgatGTGTATTGAACAAGAGAACAATCggtgataaaacatttttttgtgcaAATGAGATCTGAATGTGCTCACTTTATTGCTGGTGACAGCCGTTCTCTTGCGCTTCTTTTTATTTGGGGTGTTTGTGGTTACAAAAATTGTTCGTCTAAATTTGATGAATTTTGtcgtgttttattttctttccttttacaTTTGTAGTTTACGTCGTTCTTTTTCGTTGTCAATGATAACCCATTCCTACATTTGCCTTTAAACAGACCCATCTGGAAcgaacaaaagtaataatatcatacAGAATTGAACATCCTTTCTTTGGcgattcctttcaaacatttaaaataaaattgaccatTTAATATTAAACTTTGTAGATGTTGCGTGGATACGTACACATATAGTTTTAGCTCGAtctttcgaagaaaaagtagagctattgcactcgcgtcGGAGTCAGCGTCGCCgttgtttttttgtaaagtcaaatatctctgttactatcaaagctattgacttgaaacttaaaatagttattaactatcaaagtctacacaaaaCGAATCAATCCcgataactctgatttgaattttgatggagttaagtccctttttaacttagattttttggttaacccttttggttaacccttttaatagcatcaaatatctctgttactatcaaagctattgacttgaaacttaaaacagttattaactattaaagtctacactaggaaaaacaatccctataactctgatttgaattttgacagagttatgccccttttcaacttagatttttaagttttataacgtttttactggcaaagctctaattcagattcaagcactgagaaaagtcgagtgctatgtcttacagacagctcttgttattttaggtagattatgtgcatttgggtagtataatacaattttaagcatcaaattacaaacattaaaacgaaacagatattacattgcgagaacgaaaacgctttataCGAGTGTTTATCACCCAGGAAAAGAACTGGTCAGTGGTTCCGACTCTGGACTTTTGCGCCTCCTCCAAggctcctcctcttagccaaaattgagcatagaggggtaaaacctgtcgttaaaacacataaataattcagatttaacataccattatgggaactattggtacaatgtatgtttagtcttatttgtgtaaattaggacgaaatatatgggtaaatctccgcttttggttcgaacttgcccaaattttccaactttcaaaagttctcacgtcaatgattgcatttaccttgcaaaatggcctgcaggtataaaaagtataatcatttctgagtggaactacattggctattgtTTAAAAATGGGTCTTACATTTATACGAGAAAGCacatattgcaattgcatttcaagactaccacaaagttaacacttactattaaaaaatccaaaatgcgttggacaTGAAAACCGTTGTGCATAGGAAATGCCCCTTTCACAGaacatatcataattatacagcttATAACGCCATGATAGCCCATCATTAGACAAGTGCAAAAGAAAACAGAAGTGCAAATATCTCAGAATACATTCAAAGgaaatgaataggatgttgttacaatatcatccatcagatgttcgtcacaATCCAAGGGAATCATGATAaagctctggtatgtgagaattgatgatacattaaaaaatctcaaatttaaagtgctttggctcccactccggttcttagcgcctcctctgcggcGGTGGCTACTCCACATGGTGATAAACGCACATGTAcgggataaacacgctagtaaaccacATAAATCATGCAGTAGTAAGGAATGCTTTTCGGCAAGATTGAAGCAGTgacaataaaatcttaaatttgtgtaaattagggtgaaatatataggaaaatgtctacttttggtttggacttgctctattttccaactttcaaaagttctcacgtcaaggaatgcatttaccttgcaaaatggcctgtatatataaaaagtataattatttttgagtgaaactacattggctatttttttaaataaggccttacatttatctgagaaaggaaacaatcaaccgacccttcttctttgtttacattctgcataaagttccggtcattagcgcctcctcggaagtatcactggctctttttcaactcatctcctcaaagaggacgagccagtgtttacaggccgtggtATAGTTATGTTCAGAACGAAAagatgtggcagccacattttaaacaacggcattatgagcctttaaaaatCTGTTCATGCcgcaaaatacataaaatgatatCAAATCATTATTCCGTTTCGTTGAAACTTTTTATATACCATTGAAAACATGTgagaaatttaatacatgtactcTAAGTATTATGAAAAATACCGAcagaaatattgatttttttaaactttcgaTTGGTATATGCATTTTGATCATGTACACAGGTCATGTAAGCAGAAGAATTAAAATTACGTGCTCAGGTCATGCttccattattttcattttttttaatattcacaaatatacaatattttttttacaaatgataatacaaaaataatgtgATATGAACATGACCTGTTTTTGAACAATACTAGTATTTTACTCCCTATGATACTTAAAAGttcagctttttttttcagtattatgttttagtaattttatgattttaagtTTGTATCACATTGAAATAAAAGCATTGTTTTTGTATCTTTTCAGATGCTAGATGCTTTACACAGAAATATTGGGTGCTCATTTCGAAGCAGATGCCAAGGGGAATCAGATGCTTTCTtatgtttatacgaaaataagtaCGTCAAAGTGATTATATGTGTATGTTTCAGTTTTGTGTTTagcgtaaaccacaatagcgcagacattcatgtaccaaagataaacacacaaccacacccaactaactaacatagaaaaacagacaagtaagatacaagaacacagtagggcaccgctttagactcacaagcacacaaacacACGCATCCCTATAAGCAGGAagaaacaatcgtgtaccgccttagcATTCCGGAcgccaaaataaaggggagccacgaaaactaactcaaagtaaagggggagtgGGGGGATGCAAAAAGGAGTGCAATTGCAAGGGGAAAGGGCGGAGGCGATAGGGCGAGCTAGGAGGagggaaaaacgcttacaacaaacaagacaacaaacgcaacagacaatacaatcagacagaaaaccagttgaaaataggggcaccgtcttggaacggtcagtaacctacataaaggaaactgggggtttaaacgcgtttagggcatgccaacctcgcactttccctattttcaacaagtcagattacacaatgtaaataaaatccccgctgagaaaggctctaacattagcgcaaaaataCCAGATTAATTAAGTACACCAAAATGGGACCgttaaatataaagatttataattaaggcagtttacctcagtaGCCCGTtataaacgcttttcaattttaaatgggGAATtagccaaaaagaaaaaaaacaatgaatttttCATGTGTTAGTATGTAAGTGagttttattatagtgacattgtATATAACATATGTATAAAATC
Protein-coding sequences here:
- the LOC123550014 gene encoding uncharacterized protein LOC123550014 — translated: MRNEIVNTHNTLRRNFAHGSEGVLVANMKKLVWKSSLEEEARRKLRLHCRLSFFHFPNSNKFSNIARDSSGNFTSDILNWFSGIKTRFYPDYNLCYPLEECGQATAVSILTYTLIYVVTSLAFYLGV